GTTCTTTTGCTTGCGGGAATGTAGTTGAACACCATTGTTGCAAAGTGAAGATGTTGTCTGAAGTTTCATTCAACATGATATTAGCCGAAGTGATGATAGGCAAGCCGAAAGCATATGAACTTCTCACGAAGTTGACAAGTGGAATTACTAGTACCTGTCCATCTGTTAGCTGCCGAATGGGCAACCTCAGTAGCATCCTCTGCAATCATCACCATACAGTTTAGAATAAAGTAATTTACTGCAAGAACTTAGATGAAATGGGATGTTTGCATGGAAACATGGTCAGAGTGATGTATCAAAACAATAATAGATGTCCAAGTGCCAACGCCCATGGTAAAATGAGGAATGATGGATCTCATACTCATCGCCTCTAGTGCAGATGGATCACTATCAGCATAGGCAGCTAGTTCTTCCTGAAATGAGTACAGAATTTGTTGAGCAGCACATGGCACTGATAAGAACTAATTAAGAGATGAACAGATGTAAATGAACCTTTAACTTCTTATGGCGTAGCTCTACAGCCTTCAGCTCCTCCAAAGCGTCTTCTCTCTCATCCTAGAGGAATGTACACGAGTTGATCTACATCCTTCTTGCACAGCTCAATAGAGGAGATGGAGAACAACTTACAGTGTCTTCCCTGCCTCTTTTCAAGTCATCTCTCTGCTCAAGAAGCTCCATGTAACGTTTTTTAGAGTTTGAAAGATCAGACTCCAGCTTGTTGTAGGTAGTCCTCAGCTA
This window of the Triticum aestivum cultivar Chinese Spring chromosome 5D, IWGSC CS RefSeq v2.1, whole genome shotgun sequence genome carries:
- the LOC123120990 gene encoding meiotic nuclear division protein 1 homolog is translated as MSKKRGLSLEEKREQMLQIFYESQDFYLLKELEKMGPKKGVISQSVKDVVQSLVDDDLVLRDKIGTSVYFWSLPSCAGNQLRTTYNKLESDLSNSKKRYMELLEQRDDLKRGREDTDEREDALEELKAVELRHKKLKEELAAYADSDPSALEAMKDATEVAHSAANRWTDNIFTLQQWCSTTFPQAKEQLEHMYKEVGITEDFEYLQ